In Chryseobacterium camelliae, one DNA window encodes the following:
- the accB gene encoding acetyl-CoA carboxylase biotin carboxyl carrier protein — MDIKDIQNLIKFVSKAEVSEVKYKTKDFEITIKTPLAGSEVSYAQPAVYHTAPQPAAAPAPSQAAAPAAEKQEAASDDSKYVTIKSPMIGTFYRKPSPDKDVFINVGDEVSNGKVVCVIEAMKLFNQIESEVSGKIVKILVDDATPVEYDQPLFLVDPS, encoded by the coding sequence ATGGATATTAAAGACATACAAAATCTGATCAAGTTTGTCTCTAAAGCTGAGGTTTCTGAAGTAAAATACAAAACCAAAGATTTCGAAATTACCATTAAGACCCCATTAGCCGGCAGCGAAGTATCATATGCTCAGCCTGCGGTTTATCATACCGCTCCACAGCCTGCTGCTGCCCCTGCTCCATCTCAGGCTGCCGCACCGGCTGCTGAAAAGCAGGAAGCTGCGTCTGATGACAGCAAATATGTAACCATCAAATCACCGATGATCGGAACTTTCTACAGAAAGCCTTCTCCGGACAAAGACGTATTCATTAACGTTGGAGATGAAGTATCTAACGGTAAAGTGGTATGCGTGATTGAAGCCATGAAACTTTTCAACCAGATCGAATCTGAAGTAAGCGGAAAAATCGTTAAAATTTTAGTGGATGACGCTACTCCGGTAGAGTACGACCAGCCATTATTCTTAGTAGATCCATCTTAA
- the accC gene encoding acetyl-CoA carboxylase biotin carboxylase subunit, which translates to MFKKILIANRGEIAMRILRTCKEMGIKTVAVYSTADKDSLHVRFADEAVCIGPAMSKDSYLKIPNIIAAAEITNADAIHPGYGFLSENANFSRICQKNGIKFIGATPEQIEKMGDKANAKATMKAAGVPCVPGSDGLIESYEMAAKTAEEIGYPVMIKATAGGGGKGMRAVWKAEDLKDHWDSAIQEAVAAFGNGGMYMEKLIEEPRHIEIQVAGDQFGKACHLSERDCSVQRRNQKLTEETPSPFMTDELREKMGDAAVKAAEFIGYEGVGTIEFLVDKHRNFYFMEMNTRIQVEHPITEQVIDYDLIREQILLAAGTPISGVNHYPKLHSIECRINAEDPYMDFRPSPGKITGLNIPGGHGVRVDTHVYSGYSIPSNYDSMIAKLITTAQTREEAIAKMRRALEEFYIEGVKTTIPFHRQLMDNEDYLAGNYTTKFMEDFVMDRKYDHH; encoded by the coding sequence ATGTTCAAAAAAATATTAATCGCCAACCGTGGCGAAATTGCAATGCGTATCCTTCGCACGTGTAAGGAAATGGGAATTAAAACCGTTGCAGTATATTCTACGGCAGACAAAGACAGCCTTCACGTAAGATTTGCTGATGAGGCAGTCTGCATAGGTCCTGCCATGAGCAAGGATTCCTATCTAAAAATCCCTAATATTATTGCGGCAGCCGAAATCACCAATGCTGACGCCATCCACCCCGGTTACGGATTCTTATCTGAAAATGCCAATTTCTCCAGAATATGCCAGAAGAACGGAATCAAATTCATTGGTGCAACTCCTGAACAGATTGAAAAAATGGGGGACAAGGCCAATGCCAAAGCTACTATGAAAGCTGCCGGCGTACCTTGTGTACCGGGTTCAGACGGACTGATAGAATCTTATGAAATGGCAGCCAAAACGGCTGAAGAGATCGGCTATCCGGTGATGATTAAAGCAACTGCAGGTGGCGGTGGAAAAGGGATGAGGGCCGTTTGGAAAGCCGAAGACCTGAAAGACCACTGGGATTCTGCCATTCAGGAAGCTGTAGCGGCTTTCGGAAACGGAGGTATGTACATGGAAAAATTGATTGAAGAGCCTAGGCACATCGAAATCCAGGTTGCTGGAGATCAGTTCGGTAAAGCCTGTCACCTTTCTGAAAGAGACTGCTCCGTTCAGAGAAGAAACCAGAAGCTGACCGAGGAAACTCCATCTCCGTTCATGACAGATGAACTTCGTGAAAAAATGGGTGACGCTGCTGTAAAAGCTGCAGAATTTATCGGATACGAAGGGGTTGGAACGATCGAATTCCTGGTAGACAAACACAGAAATTTTTATTTCATGGAAATGAATACCAGAATCCAGGTAGAACACCCGATTACGGAACAGGTAATTGACTATGACCTGATCAGGGAACAGATCCTTCTGGCCGCAGGAACTCCTATTTCCGGGGTTAACCACTACCCTAAGCTTCACTCGATCGAATGCAGGATCAATGCGGAAGATCCTTATATGGATTTCAGACCATCTCCAGGTAAGATTACCGGATTAAATATTCCGGGCGGACACGGAGTAAGAGTAGATACCCACGTATATTCCGGATATTCGATTCCTTCCAATTATGACTCCATGATTGCGAAACTGATTACAACAGCACAAACGCGTGAAGAGGCCATTGCCAAGATGAGGAGAGCTTTGGAAGAGTTCTACATTGAAGGTGTAAAAACTACTATTCCTTTCCACAGGCAGTTGATGGATAATGAAGATTACCTTGCCGGAAACTATACGACAAAATTCATGGAAGATTTTGTTATGGATAGAAAGTATGACCATCATTAA
- a CDS encoding glycosyltransferase family 2 protein has protein sequence MSLSLAVITYNEEDNIIRLLNSVSDMVDEIVIVDSYSSDRTKEICLKHPKVKFSEKKFNGYGEQKNHALDLCTMEWVLFLDADEVPDDALKQSIKSIIHNGTNEFDIYHARFTNHLGVYTLKFGGWGNVFRERLFKRCGARYSDDKVHEFLTYKGKTGILAGKINHYTYKSIHHHIVKINRYSDMMAEKMYDRGKRITRFKVIFSPAFEFTKVFIFKLGILDGFGGFYVAKTMSYYTFLKYIKLREKIRQDEIQKSLNKT, from the coding sequence ATGTCTCTTTCTTTAGCAGTAATTACTTATAATGAAGAAGACAACATTATAAGGCTTTTAAATTCGGTTTCAGATATGGTTGATGAGATTGTTATTGTAGACAGCTACTCGTCAGACCGCACCAAGGAGATTTGCCTGAAGCATCCTAAGGTAAAATTCTCTGAAAAAAAATTCAACGGGTATGGTGAACAGAAAAACCACGCCCTTGACCTCTGTACCATGGAATGGGTACTGTTCCTGGATGCAGATGAGGTTCCTGATGATGCTTTAAAACAATCCATCAAAAGCATTATTCATAATGGTACAAACGAATTTGATATTTATCATGCCCGATTCACCAATCATCTAGGGGTCTACACCCTTAAATTTGGTGGCTGGGGAAACGTTTTCCGTGAACGGCTGTTTAAAAGATGCGGTGCCCGGTATTCTGACGATAAAGTACATGAATTCCTTACTTACAAGGGTAAAACAGGAATACTGGCAGGAAAAATCAATCATTACACTTACAAAAGCATTCATCACCATATCGTAAAAATCAACAGGTATTCTGATATGATGGCTGAAAAAATGTATGATCGAGGAAAAAGAATTACACGGTTTAAGGTGATATTCAGCCCTGCATTTGAATTTACCAAAGTGTTTATATTCAAACTCGGCATACTGGATGGATTTGGGGGATTTTATGTAGCTAAAACCATGTCATACTATACTTTTTTGAAATACATTAAGCTGCGTGAAAAAATCAGGCAGGATGAAATCCAAAAAAGCCTCAATAAAACATGA
- a CDS encoding YceD family protein, with protein MDKLRNYEVSFSGLKNGKHEFKFEIDKTFFQLFDTEQEFTNPRIAADILLDKHTTFLEFEIRIHGLIELVCDITNENFDHPIKNRIKVLVKFGEEYDDSEEDVITIHSGDHAFNVAQLLYENVMLSVPMKKISPAVKDEDLELLDQYSPKDIEESEDQEHESDPRWDALRKLKDKN; from the coding sequence ATGGACAAGTTAAGAAACTATGAGGTAAGCTTTTCCGGACTTAAAAACGGAAAGCACGAGTTCAAGTTTGAGATAGATAAAACGTTCTTTCAATTATTTGACACCGAGCAGGAATTTACAAATCCCAGAATAGCAGCAGACATCCTTTTGGATAAGCATACAACTTTTCTGGAATTTGAAATCAGAATACATGGGCTGATCGAGCTGGTTTGTGATATTACAAATGAAAATTTTGATCATCCTATTAAGAACCGGATCAAGGTACTGGTAAAATTCGGAGAGGAATATGATGACAGCGAAGAGGATGTTATTACTATTCATTCGGGAGACCATGCATTCAATGTGGCACAACTCCTTTATGAAAATGTGATGCTTTCGGTTCCGATGAAGAAAATCTCCCCTGCCGTCAAAGACGAAGACTTGGAGCTTCTCGATCAGTACAGTCCTAAAGATATAGAGGAAAGCGAAGATCAGGAGCATGAAAGCGACCCAAGATGGGATGCTCTGAGAAAATTAAAAGATAAAAATTAA
- a CDS encoding glycosyltransferase family 2 protein yields the protein MMKISGLIITYNEEKNIKEVLECFDLCNEIIVVDSFSTDKTIEIARQFPNVRVILHKFEDFTEQRNVALDAASNDWVLFLDGDERITPELKKEIIREMNASEQKDAYYFYRKFFFGGKPLDYSGTQSDKNFRLFRKSKARYVSGKKVHETLEVNGTIGVLKNKLLHYSVTDYESYRQKMIHYGILKGKELASKGKRFNIVMQYLKTIFKFFKSYILRLGILDGKAGYLLCYLQSLSVFETYESLKKEQNN from the coding sequence ATGATGAAGATAAGCGGTTTAATCATAACATATAATGAAGAAAAAAATATAAAAGAGGTACTGGAATGTTTTGATTTGTGCAATGAGATTATTGTGGTGGATTCATTCAGCACAGATAAGACCATTGAGATAGCCAGGCAGTTTCCGAACGTGAGGGTTATTCTGCATAAGTTTGAAGACTTTACCGAACAGAGGAATGTCGCACTTGATGCGGCGAGTAATGATTGGGTATTATTTCTGGATGGTGATGAAAGAATTACTCCGGAACTGAAGAAAGAAATTATCCGGGAAATGAACGCATCAGAACAAAAAGATGCCTATTACTTTTACCGAAAATTTTTTTTTGGAGGCAAGCCATTAGATTACTCCGGCACACAGTCGGATAAAAACTTCAGGCTGTTCAGGAAGTCAAAGGCGCGTTATGTTTCAGGAAAAAAAGTTCACGAGACCCTGGAAGTAAACGGAACAATAGGCGTGCTGAAGAACAAACTGCTCCACTATTCTGTAACCGACTATGAGTCTTACAGACAAAAAATGATTCATTACGGGATACTGAAAGGAAAAGAACTGGCTTCAAAAGGCAAAAGATTTAATATTGTTATGCAATACCTGAAAACAATATTTAAATTTTTCAAATCATATATTTTAAGACTGGGTATCCTTGACGGGAAAGCAGGCTATCTACTTTGCTACCTGCAGTCACTGAGCGTTTTTGAAACCTATGAGTCTTTAAAAAAAGAACAAAATAATTGA
- a CDS encoding MAC/perforin domain-containing protein, which yields MRRQLLIGFCALLTTSMISCSSEDIEPVENPDFIQHTKLPVTENSRQFGTYDALGYGYNATGEYGNVNAVGLQVIDTDKFNAEYRHIDEELVSSAEYNEQYGKDAVAYSKVLSGKVTATQSLRMFGKTIYSAFGTALLNDLNFNPEYIYGSRNVTIKFSRYRFFATSSELSNYVTPDFLNDIQNKTPEQIVAEYGTHVTTDIYLGAQMDILFQAKTTNPDRERAASIGIKTGFEPNSIDARDAAKNYDKKVYYRTRGGDASEAMAGMYSFSGKAPTIEIAKWQSTCTKKNSVLIDFGDHGLVIIYDLVKDPQRKALLKAYVDDYLSKNQVTLKS from the coding sequence ATGAGAAGACAATTATTAATCGGATTTTGTGCATTACTAACCACTTCAATGATATCCTGTTCATCGGAAGATATTGAACCTGTAGAGAATCCTGACTTTATACAGCATACCAAACTTCCTGTTACTGAAAATTCAAGACAATTCGGAACGTATGATGCACTGGGCTATGGCTATAATGCTACAGGAGAATACGGCAATGTAAATGCAGTTGGACTACAGGTTATCGATACCGATAAATTCAATGCTGAATATAGACATATTGATGAGGAATTGGTGTCATCCGCCGAATATAACGAGCAGTATGGGAAAGATGCGGTGGCCTATTCAAAAGTATTGTCCGGAAAAGTTACTGCTACCCAATCATTGAGAATGTTTGGCAAAACCATTTATTCAGCTTTTGGAACGGCTCTACTGAATGACCTGAACTTTAACCCAGAATATATCTATGGCAGCCGTAATGTTACAATAAAATTCAGCAGATATCGTTTTTTCGCAACATCAAGTGAACTTAGCAATTACGTTACCCCTGATTTCCTAAATGATATCCAAAATAAAACACCTGAACAGATTGTGGCAGAATATGGGACGCATGTTACCACAGACATTTATTTAGGCGCGCAGATGGACATCCTTTTCCAGGCAAAGACAACCAATCCTGATCGGGAACGTGCTGCAAGTATAGGGATAAAAACTGGATTTGAACCCAATAGCATTGATGCCCGGGATGCCGCAAAAAATTATGATAAAAAAGTTTATTACAGAACCAGAGGTGGTGATGCTTCTGAGGCAATGGCAGGCATGTACAGTTTCAGCGGTAAGGCTCCAACTATTGAAATTGCCAAATGGCAGAGTACCTGTACAAAGAAAAATTCTGTTCTGATAGATTTTGGTGATCATGGCCTTGTCATTATCTATGATCTGGTAAAAGACCCGCAAAGAAAAGCTTTATTAAAAGCTTACGTTGATGATTACCTTAGCAAAAATCAGGTTACCCTGAAATCATAG
- the pdxA gene encoding 4-hydroxythreonine-4-phosphate dehydrogenase PdxA — protein MSPKNHKVRVGISIGDFNGIGPEIIMKSLKEKTITDFFTPVIFGSGKLFTYQKNIFKLNLNFNYINEASQAQDGKLNMVNLVKDNVTVELGTPTEESTQLAIQSLELATEALMNGEIDVLVTAPINKDEMMKAGFKHAGHTGYFEEKFSKKGLMFLVTEDLKVAVSTHHIPIAQVAENISKEKIKKQLRMLNQTLIEDFCIQKPKIAVLGLNPHSGDGGIIGNEEIEIIAPAIKEVLDNGIMAFGPFPADSFFQPNKYRSFDAVLAMYHDQGLAPFKTLAYEEGVNYTAGLPFIRTSPDHGVAYDIAGKNIADEQSFMEAIFTAVKIFKNRSEYNDLRSHRLQPRKMVVDNGIDEDLPEDQDA, from the coding sequence ATGAGTCCAAAAAACCATAAGGTACGGGTAGGAATTTCAATAGGTGACTTTAACGGCATTGGTCCGGAAATCATCATGAAATCGCTGAAAGAGAAAACGATTACGGACTTTTTTACTCCGGTAATTTTTGGCTCGGGAAAATTATTTACCTATCAGAAAAACATATTCAAGCTCAATCTGAACTTTAATTACATCAATGAGGCATCACAGGCGCAGGACGGTAAACTTAATATGGTTAATCTGGTCAAGGATAATGTAACGGTTGAACTGGGAACCCCTACTGAAGAATCTACCCAACTGGCCATCCAGTCCCTGGAATTGGCTACGGAAGCTTTAATGAACGGAGAAATCGATGTCTTGGTAACGGCACCGATCAATAAAGACGAAATGATGAAAGCGGGTTTCAAACATGCAGGGCATACAGGTTACTTCGAAGAAAAATTCAGTAAAAAGGGACTGATGTTCCTGGTTACGGAAGATCTTAAGGTTGCTGTCTCCACTCATCATATTCCTATTGCACAGGTTGCAGAAAACATTTCCAAGGAAAAGATTAAAAAACAGCTGAGAATGCTTAACCAGACGCTGATAGAAGATTTCTGCATCCAGAAACCGAAAATTGCAGTGCTTGGACTTAATCCTCACTCGGGAGACGGCGGAATTATCGGTAACGAAGAAATTGAGATTATAGCACCGGCGATTAAGGAGGTATTGGATAACGGAATCATGGCATTCGGGCCTTTTCCGGCAGACAGCTTTTTCCAGCCTAATAAATATAGGAGCTTTGATGCCGTATTGGCCATGTATCATGACCAGGGACTTGCTCCGTTTAAAACACTGGCTTACGAGGAAGGCGTGAACTACACCGCCGGACTCCCATTCATCAGGACTTCCCCGGATCATGGTGTAGCCTATGATATTGCCGGAAAAAATATTGCTGATGAACAGAGCTTTATGGAAGCTATCTTTACAGCCGTGAAAATATTTAAAAACAGAAGTGAATATAACGACCTCAGGTCACACAGGCTACAGCCTAGAAAAATGGTTGTGGACAATGGAATTGACGAAGACCTTCCTGAGGATCAGGATGCCTAG
- a CDS encoding cell division ATP-binding protein FtsE, producing MPHTHISGENIIQLQHAKIAQKNFTVLSDVNLNIKKGRFCYLIGKTGSGKSSLLKTLYGHIPLVAGHGSVVGFDLAKLRASDIPNLRRKLGIVFQDFQLLSDRTVEKNLRFVLEATGWNDKVKMEDRINEVLGSVNMKSKKHKMPHELSGGEQQRVAIARALLNHPDLILADEPTGNLDPETSNEIMTLLKQVAMENGAAVIMATHDYHMIQNFPGEAIRCEDGKVFVLNTAELFE from the coding sequence ATGCCACATACACATATTTCCGGAGAGAACATCATACAGCTGCAACACGCCAAAATTGCGCAAAAAAACTTCACTGTTCTTTCTGATGTTAACCTTAACATCAAAAAAGGAAGGTTCTGTTATCTGATCGGTAAGACAGGTTCAGGAAAAAGTTCTCTTCTGAAAACCTTATACGGGCATATTCCTTTGGTAGCGGGACACGGATCAGTTGTTGGCTTCGATCTTGCGAAACTGAGAGCCTCAGATATCCCAAATCTAAGAAGGAAACTTGGTATTGTATTCCAGGACTTCCAGCTACTTTCCGACAGGACTGTTGAAAAAAACCTGAGATTCGTTTTGGAAGCTACAGGATGGAATGATAAAGTGAAAATGGAAGACCGCATCAATGAAGTTCTCGGCAGCGTTAACATGAAAAGCAAAAAGCACAAAATGCCTCATGAACTGTCCGGAGGTGAACAGCAGCGTGTAGCCATAGCAAGAGCCCTTCTGAATCATCCTGATCTTATTCTGGCTGATGAGCCTACCGGTAACCTGGACCCTGAAACATCCAATGAAATCATGACCCTGCTGAAGCAGGTTGCTATGGAAAACGGCGCAGCTGTTATTATGGCAACGCACGATTATCATATGATTCAGAATTTCCCAGGTGAAGCCATCCGTTGCGAAGACGGAAAAGTATTCGTACTGAATACTGCGGAATTATTTGAGTAA
- a CDS encoding polysaccharide deacetylase family protein encodes MMIISIIIAVICFFIVVHFRLHLLLNPKDRLIILMYHQISDQPDDLTVTPENLEKQFSYLTRKKYRSKFFNEIDDPCKKSIIITFDDGYLNNFEYLPGLLEKYNLKATLFIATKFIQEGYKEYRMMSFEDLRSLNANYFEIGLHSHNHQNFRTISNDTIQQDLRLNMDILEKEGISYSKVLAYPYGKYPKEKRRQRELFNKLKDMGILFAVRIGNSINSFHSDPPYTLCRVDIKGGDSMIKFKLKLIFGKLKLF; translated from the coding sequence ATGATGATTATATCTATTATTATAGCGGTTATCTGTTTTTTTATAGTGGTGCATTTCAGGCTGCATCTTTTGCTGAACCCAAAAGACAGGCTTATTATTCTGATGTACCATCAGATCTCAGATCAGCCGGACGATCTGACCGTAACTCCGGAAAACCTGGAAAAGCAGTTCAGCTATCTGACAAGGAAGAAATACCGGTCAAAGTTTTTTAATGAAATTGACGATCCCTGCAAAAAAAGCATTATCATCACTTTTGACGACGGCTACCTCAATAATTTTGAATATCTGCCAGGGCTGTTGGAAAAATATAATCTGAAGGCAACCTTGTTCATCGCTACAAAATTCATTCAGGAGGGCTATAAAGAATACAGAATGATGAGCTTTGAAGATCTGCGAAGCCTGAACGCAAATTACTTCGAGATCGGGCTGCACAGCCATAACCATCAAAATTTCAGGACCATCTCAAATGACACCATACAACAGGACCTCAGGTTAAATATGGACATTCTTGAAAAAGAAGGCATCAGCTATTCAAAAGTATTAGCCTACCCATACGGAAAGTATCCTAAAGAAAAGCGCAGACAGCGTGAATTATTCAATAAATTAAAAGATATGGGCATACTGTTTGCGGTAAGGATAGGAAACAGCATAAACAGTTTTCATTCAGACCCTCCGTACACCTTATGCAGGGTGGACATAAAAGGAGGAGACTCCATGATAAAGTTTAAATTAAAACTTATCTTTGGAAAATTAAAACTATTTTAG
- a CDS encoding riboflavin synthase, whose protein sequence is MFTGIIEAVGVIEKMEIRGGNIDFTLTCPFTQELKIDQSLAHNGCCLTVVNIQDDRYVVTAINETLEKTSLSQWEIGTEVNLERCVKMGGRLDGHIVQGHVDTTGKVVSIENKDGSYFITISYESDDFVTVPQGSITVNGISLTVAKSENSGFSVAIIPYTWEFTNMKHLQIGDKVNLEFDVIGKYIATIIKKQIGNE, encoded by the coding sequence ATGTTCACAGGAATTATTGAAGCAGTTGGTGTAATTGAAAAGATGGAAATAAGAGGAGGCAACATTGATTTCACACTGACATGTCCTTTCACGCAGGAACTAAAAATAGACCAGAGCCTTGCTCATAACGGGTGCTGCCTTACCGTGGTAAATATACAGGATGACCGGTATGTTGTTACAGCCATTAATGAAACATTGGAAAAAACCAGTCTTTCACAATGGGAAATAGGTACGGAAGTAAACCTTGAGCGATGCGTAAAGATGGGGGGCAGGCTGGACGGGCATATTGTTCAGGGACATGTGGATACCACAGGAAAGGTAGTGAGCATAGAAAATAAGGACGGAAGTTATTTTATTACCATTTCCTATGAATCAGATGATTTTGTTACTGTCCCTCAGGGATCTATCACAGTAAACGGGATCAGCCTTACGGTAGCTAAAAGTGAAAATTCCGGTTTTTCTGTGGCAATCATTCCGTACACCTGGGAATTTACTAATATGAAACATTTGCAGATAGGTGACAAAGTTAATCTGGAATTCGATGTGATTGGTAAGTATATTGCTACCATAATAAAAAAACAGATTGGCAATGAATAA
- a CDS encoding tRNA1(Val) (adenine(37)-N6)-methyltransferase: MKAFRFKNFDIQQSQNVFRVGTDGVLLGALAQVEQARHILEVGTGTGLISLMLAQRNPTAQFLGIDINEEAVLLTRHNFQHSPFRSRMTNMHLDFKQFVSDHKFDGIVSNPPYFEASDSSKDKIARQTVELNFLQLITRSAELLTEEGIFSVIIPYEAGGSFIDIAQKAGLFVIRKIEIRGMHQSKPKRLILEFSLSEKPLTELDFTIEKSPRQYSDQYLELTKDFHVFKGD; this comes from the coding sequence ATGAAAGCATTCCGTTTTAAAAACTTCGATATACAGCAGTCTCAAAATGTATTTAGGGTAGGCACTGACGGCGTATTGCTGGGTGCACTTGCGCAGGTAGAGCAGGCAAGGCATATTCTGGAAGTTGGTACCGGTACCGGATTGATTTCCCTGATGCTGGCTCAGCGGAACCCTACAGCACAATTTCTCGGTATTGATATCAATGAAGAAGCAGTGCTCCTGACCAGGCATAATTTTCAGCATTCTCCTTTCCGATCAAGGATGACCAATATGCATCTGGATTTTAAACAGTTCGTAAGCGATCATAAATTTGATGGTATTGTGTCCAATCCGCCTTATTTTGAAGCTTCAGATTCTTCCAAAGATAAAATTGCCCGGCAGACGGTGGAGCTGAATTTCCTCCAGCTGATCACCAGGTCCGCAGAATTGCTTACTGAGGAGGGGATATTTTCCGTCATTATTCCTTATGAAGCAGGCGGAAGTTTTATTGATATTGCTCAGAAGGCCGGATTATTCGTCATTAGGAAAATAGAAATCAGAGGTATGCATCAATCAAAGCCCAAAAGATTGATTCTGGAATTTTCTCTCAGTGAAAAACCTTTAACGGAACTTGATTTTACCATAGAAAAAAGTCCGAGACAATACTCGGACCAATATCTTGAACTAACCAAAGATTTTCATGTATTCAAAGGAGACTGA
- a CDS encoding sensor histidine kinase — protein sequence MAMNKYKGYSLRNRVFFGFLLVCLLCVVATSLVLYFVLRDNSLKQSRTDMQEKTNAVMRYLDYAVSRSLIETKDLPQVLGNKIYEIADINQHDIIIYDLQGNYILSNKERDMVAQQKIPVNIVNKILSTDARVDIKGYDRVKDVSLTSSYLILKNNELQPIAIIYIPLYHNESAYLDIVHDYVKYILFVDIFLILFSIWVSWVTSNSLAKNITKFSDMITRITLFENDMHPIRYYKNDELNALARAYNRMILQIQDQKERLRFKASEEAWREMAKQVAHEVKNPLTPMKLTIQNFERKFNPEDPSITDKVKQMSKTMVDQIDLIATVASAFSEFAKLPEKNNEVININAEMEDILRVFSDDNVFLHANKSKIMINMDRIYLSRIITNLVTNARQAKSDDRKLMINVDVEQHQRRVIISVQDNGIGIPENMYERIFEPNFTSKNSGMGLGLAMVRKMVEDYKGEISVKSEVGKGSTFTITLPVNM from the coding sequence TTGGCAATGAATAAATACAAAGGATATAGCTTGAGAAACCGTGTATTTTTCGGTTTTCTTCTGGTATGTCTTTTATGTGTTGTTGCTACTTCATTGGTTCTTTACTTTGTGCTGAGGGATAACTCTCTTAAGCAAAGCAGGACAGATATGCAGGAGAAAACCAATGCCGTGATGCGGTATCTGGATTATGCGGTGAGTCGTTCCCTGATAGAAACCAAAGACCTGCCGCAGGTTTTAGGAAATAAAATCTATGAAATTGCTGATATCAATCAGCATGACATCATCATTTATGATTTGCAGGGAAACTACATCCTTTCCAATAAAGAAAGAGATATGGTCGCACAGCAAAAGATACCGGTAAACATTGTCAATAAAATCCTGAGTACTGATGCCCGGGTAGATATAAAAGGTTACGACCGTGTAAAAGATGTAAGCCTTACATCCAGTTACCTTATCCTTAAGAATAATGAGCTGCAGCCGATTGCCATTATTTATATTCCGCTTTATCATAATGAATCGGCCTATCTGGATATTGTACACGACTATGTTAAATACATTCTCTTTGTAGATATTTTCCTTATTCTTTTCAGCATCTGGGTAAGCTGGGTGACATCCAACAGTCTTGCTAAAAACATCACGAAATTTTCTGATATGATCACCAGGATCACCTTGTTTGAGAATGATATGCATCCTATCAGGTATTATAAAAATGATGAGCTCAATGCCCTGGCAAGAGCTTATAACAGGATGATCCTACAGATTCAGGACCAGAAAGAAAGACTCCGTTTCAAGGCTTCTGAAGAGGCATGGAGAGAGATGGCGAAGCAGGTCGCCCATGAGGTTAAAAACCCTTTAACACCTATGAAGCTTACCATTCAGAATTTTGAAAGAAAATTCAATCCTGAAGATCCCAGTATTACAGATAAGGTAAAGCAGATGAGCAAGACCATGGTAGACCAGATCGACCTTATTGCTACGGTTGCTTCCGCATTTTCAGAATTTGCAAAACTGCCGGAGAAAAACAATGAGGTCATTAATATTAATGCAGAAATGGAGGATATCCTGAGGGTTTTCAGTGATGATAATGTTTTTCTTCATGCCAATAAGAGCAAGATTATGATCAATATGGACAGGATCTACCTTTCCAGGATTATTACTAATCTCGTAACCAATGCAAGACAGGCGAAAAGCGATGACCGGAAGCTGATGATCAATGTGGATGTAGAGCAGCACCAGAGGAGAGTGATCATATCCGTACAGGATAACGGAATAGGCATACCTGAAAATATGTATGAGCGTATTTTTGAACCTAATTTTACTTCCAAAAACAGTGGTATGGGGCTGGGGTTAGCTATGGTCAGAAAAATGGTAGAAGATTACAAAGGCGAAATCTCCGTTAAGTCTGAAGTAGGAAAGGGCTCTACTTTTACCATTACGCTCCCTGTGAATATGTAG
- the rpmF gene encoding 50S ribosomal protein L32, whose protein sequence is MAHPKRRQSSTRRDKRRTHYKAVVPQLAKDATTGELHLYHRAHWHEGKLYYRGKVVLEKAVETTEEN, encoded by the coding sequence ATGGCACATCCAAAGAGAAGACAGTCGTCAACAAGAAGAGATAAGAGAAGAACTCACTATAAGGCTGTAGTTCCTCAATTAGCTAAAGATGCAACTACCGGTGAACTTCACCTGTACCACAGAGCACACTGGCATGAAGGAAAATTATACTACAGAGGTAAAGTAGTATTGGAAAAAGCAGTTGAAACTACTGAAGAAAACTAA